The following nucleotide sequence is from Malania oleifera isolate guangnan ecotype guangnan chromosome 4, ASM2987363v1, whole genome shotgun sequence.
AGGACACAACTTAAGGAGGGGTTTAAAGTTTAAACCCAATGAACTGTCCACACGCCGACAAAAAAGGTGTCCTCATGATGGTAAGTGAGCTTATTGCTTGAGAGGGAAATGCTATGGAGAAAATTTGCCCTATGTTGAAATGACATTGAGAAAATTTGGGCAAAACAAGATAAATTTTAAGAGCGAAATGGAGTTCTATTGTCACATGAAAATTTTGTTTCCTAAGCTTATGTTAAGACAACATGGATGACTTGTTAAGTCACCCCTATACTTGCTCACAATTATAATTCTAGGACGAGTTCTTTAGGTCATCCCCTTTTAGTTGTCCccttatatatattttcttataGTGTGCAAACTTATTATCAACTACACATTTGGTACGTAAGAATAAAATATAATTGAACataatgaaatcaaatttatcaTCGAATGTTATcatatttttcattcaaatttttattttatttctctcttATCCTCTTTCACTCTAAACATAATGTAGTTTAACAAAAGTAGGAAAGATAATTCTATTTTTCaagaaaaggtaaaaaaaaataaaaaatccctaGGGCCATGTGTAGCCCGCGTGACCAACGAGGAGATGACAGGAGGGAACCAAAAAACCAAGAAGCAACAAAGCCCACCTCGAAACCTAACACATGGCCCTCAAAAACTCAACTTTAAAGAGGTTTATAATCGGAAAAAGTACTTTTATTCAACATGTTACTTAGTTTTTtgaacaaaaaaattattttaaaaataaactttaCGTGCAAAAAAACaatatttaaaattgaaaaaaatgctAACCTTTCCTTAAAATGCAAGcaataaaatgaaaaagaggCACAAATGTACTTATTAAACAAAATTTAGCTTATAAAATTTCCTGTGTTGTCATATTTGTAATTGTTGTCTAGGCCAAGGCAAATGAGATATTAGTACGAGTTGATTGGAAAAAAATGATTATATAAAGTCctaatgttattttaaaattttagtcaaTTTTTAGGTGCGCAAAACTATTTTATGCTTTCATACCTTCATCACCTAAGTCAATGTTATCTTTTCACGAGCATGATTCAAGTTCTAATTATTGGATCTTTACATGTGAGCTCACATGAGTAGGATTAATTTTCAAAGAAATGGTTATTTGGGGGCCTTGCGTCAATGGAATATTTGTTTCATTTAAGATAAattataagagagagagagagagagagagagagagagagagagagagagagagagagagagagagagagagagagatagttaACTTGAcataagtaattttttaaaaaagttgcATATAGTGTCAGCAAAAAttacttaaaaatattttacctAGGGATGTAGTTCTTGATAATTTTTTCCTTCCTACTAAATTAGGGTTAGGATTTTTCTCTGTGTGCTGTGCAGCTAAATCATAACCAACTAATCAAAATTCAACTATTGATTAATTCTCATTATGCAAATCCTAAAAAGTATTACAAATAAACTACAAGGAAAAGGTTCACTTATTCCTCATCATCCTCTCGGGAGAGAATGGCTATACATATGTAATTagtcaaataataaataaataaataaaatgagagaTACAGAGAATTTGGAGGCTATGCCTATGATGCAGTGGCGGCTGATTAGTGACTGTTTAGACCTTAGTATTCATGTAAAGGTAGCTCTTCCTGTCACCAGGAGAACTGGATTCTGTATGCACAGAAGGAAACCCACAGTACTTGCTGTCTATCTTTGCTGCACATATGACAACACCATACTTATACAGCTCATGTTTCTGGACAAAGGGCTGAGCTGCATATTCCTCAAATGGCATCCACTGCaggggaaaaaaaataaacaatatgaGGATTGATCATGAGCTACTGCAAGTATTTTGGATTATTTTCTTCTCTACTGCAGGCAAAAGCAAACAAAGATGTGGGGATTCTTATAGATTTTAAGAACGCAGGCCTCAATTCACACCATTACATACAAAGAAAACTATAACTATTGCTGATTTTATAGattttctttgatctttttagaagtgaattaatatttttagtaCCTGGGCAGCATCTAGCTCTAATTCCTGCTTCTGGATATCAAAAGAAATGGGCTGCAGCATGCACAGGATGTATAATTCTGACTTCCCAAAGAATGATTTATGGCTTTCTCTGTAAATGATGTTAATCAAAGCAAGGTAAGGATTAGTGCCTTTATGATACTGATCATAACAGTGATGGGTGTCAGCAACAAAAAAGGCAGAAGAATGCAAAAGTGCAAGCAGTTCGAATTTTGAAAGCAGGTGGAACTTTTTGATATTAACCAAACCTTGTACCTGAAAGCCAGCACTTCTACAAATTCTGTGTCAATCTGAAGCAGCAGcagaaaacccaaaaatcttaaCAAAGTattaagataatatatatatatatatatatatatatctatatctatatctatatctatattgAAATGGGTAATGGTTCATATTCAATTCAAATGAACAAACAAACCGCACACTTATCACTTACGTTTGTCTCTTCTTTTACTTCTCTCACTGCAGCCTCGCAAATGTCTTCCCCCTATAGATGACAAAGCTTTATAAAATTCCGAAATTACATACTTTACAGTATATATGTATGACGAACTTAACCCTATCTACATACCTCATCAACACCTCCAGTGGGAAACTTCCACACACCTGTTCCTTtaaattttccaattttttcttGGACAACCAGCACCTTTGGACAAAAAAAATTGCAAATTGACTAATCACTAGAGAGTCTCAAGTATATGAACTAGCTAAAGTACTGATCAGAGAACCATTACAGCATGGATAACACAATTGTTTCAGAATTCAGAAAGGATCACATTAACCCAAACCCCACCTCTCCAACCGGGAGGAAACATCGACAGTGTACGTGTGGCCTAGAAATTATTGGATTCAAGTAAACTAATCGTTCATATCAAAATATTTATCTATGGAAAATACTGAAATAAAATGATTGCTTGGCTTATTGCTTATCTCAATAAATATTTCCTAGTACAAGAACATGAGCTCCAACTGCTTTTGTGCTGCAATTTCAGGTCTAAAAACATGGATGAAATTGCGTCATTGAACTTGCTTCCTTAAGAGCTGTGCTTTCCACTTCTAAAAGCAGGCTTCCCTTTCAGTATAGAAACTTTGGGGATTAATTTCCATGATATGTCAATTCGAAGTTCATGTGAAAATTCTCAAGATTAAGAGACGCCATACCACTCGTGAAAAATCCTGTCCATAAGTTGGTTGGAAATTTTTTGGTTTTGCCTCCTTCCTATTGATCTTTTATCTCCTCTCATTAtggtttataaatttttattttttccatttttttctcgAGAGGGGCAGCAGCTGGGGATGTGATATGGTCGGTGGGTAGTTAAAAAATAGAAATGACAAAAATCGGGGCCCCGGGGGGGAGGGGAGATTACCTCTCTTTTTTCATTCATGACAAATGCAGCAATAACCACTTTGTGTGTCGCATTGGCAGGGACAGTACTTAGACCTTCATGAACCCAATATACAAGCATCAAGTATTTGGGCTCAGCATTGTGGTACCAAAACCCCTCCTGCAAAGCCAGATAATAGAGATGAATCAGTAGTCACTTACTACAAGAAAAAAATCAATGAACTTTTCACTTCTCAGGAGCCACTATGACTAGATTCCATAAAAGCAGCAGTCACCTTAACTGCAGCCTCAAGAAGATTTACTAGCTCAATAGGCAATTTGAGCCAAACACCTTTCCTACCCTGCAAAACATTTGAACTAATTAATCAAAATGGATCATGTGATCCTCAATCATATGCATATTTTTAACAAAGCTCAGGTAGTCTCTTTCCCCTCACCAGCAAGCTTCATCAGAGCATGATTGCTGCTTTTGGGTCCTCCCAAGCAGCAACAACCAGTACTTTttcatttgaataaaaaaattataagcaGTTTGAGCTACAAGATTGAATGAATAGGCATACACTTATCACATGCAGGGATATGAAGCATATATGACATGATATACATATGGGGACACAGCAAATCTTAAAGATATAAATCACATTTTGAAAGACCCACTCAATAGTAAGCATATTATATTGGataaatttaagtttttatttaaaCAATGTATCACAAATGCTTATGtatcttttaaattatttttcgATTCACTAAAATTCTCAAAATACAATATTTTTCATTGTAAATGTCAACAAGTTTATTGAAAAtttccattaaaaaaaatatattttgtgtATTATTCTTTTAACATTTtggctggttttttttttttttataattatgatttatacaaataaaaatgagGAAAATTAAATTACAAAGTGTCATGATCTATATCGTTAAAAAAAACGAAAACATATAACGGGTACTCTTCTTTACTGAATATTTTgaataacaatattttaaaaagcGAAAGTGTAAGAGGAGGCGCTTGGACCCTTTAAGAAGCTAGGCGTAAGCACTAAGGTGTTGGcttaagccttttgagaattttgtttTTAGATAAAGATGTagataattacatatatatatatatatatatttctaaaaaaatgaaaaaaaaatttaaatcacaaatttaacaaaaaataaaatataatttgcaaactactCGTTTGCCATTCAAAAACTGTTAACTCGAATTCATTACATAGTTCGTGACAAGAGATATGACACTTCAAAGTTGAAATTATTTTCAACACTTAAAATACAACttttaattattttggagaaattgaGGGttaagagttttagaaatcaagcTTATATCATGGCATTCTTTTTATATAAACATGGTGAATTTTCGTTTCAACCCATGACTATAAACATTTCATCATGTTTGGTTGAATGGAAATCTCGATGGAGAGTAacaaaatcaagtgataaatatACCAAACATGCAGAAAACAGTAGAACACCTATGTCCACGATTAAAATTGTTTAGAAGAGCAGAGCAGAGTACCTGACGTCTGCAATCTAAAATTGAAAATCTGAGAAAGTCAACGAAGACCTCAGAGTCCATTGGCTCCTTCATCTCCAACATTAATCCCCCATGGACCTCACTTTCATTTCCTGCAGCAATCATTCTGTTTGCAGACATTAATTGATTCCGAAATAATCAGAACAAAGAAATTAATGATCAAaagtttattttctttctttctttctttctttggaaACTGCGGCTCCGTAATGAGAACGTGGCCATCTTCATCCCCCCTCTTTATAGATTGGAGCTCTAACAGAAGAAATTAACAAATGCCGCGGATTCTTTGAGTTTGACTCCTTCGCTGTGTAATTTAGGGGTTGAAGATGGTTCAATTCGTGGGCCGAGGACCTCAGACTttgatttctttcttttcttccatttATTTTTCTTGCCCCAGAGAAGTTGGAAATGACTCATTCGTTCAGATGGAGATGCAAAGAAttgtaaaacaaaaataaaataaatcaatcaatcaagagagcggtgtacaataataaaaaaatgtttcgtaataataataataataataataataacaattattattattattattattattattacgaaACATTTTTGGTCAAACCATCCCCGCAGTGCAgtcaaatgaaatttttgtatacTGCTCGTGTATGACCATAGAATATGAATGATCACCGGTTGAACTTTTAATTATTGTGAGTTAAGGTTTAGAAGAATATCAACTTGGTCGCCCTTCAGATCTTCCCGAGCACTTGGGGGAGACTCTCAATATTTTTGACCAGGCCTGGGCCTATCGGCTAAGGCCTTCACTCTATGGAttaaacataactaggctccacaaagcccaaaaCTTGTAGTATCAATAGAAAactaagagaaaaaaaaacacaacttttatgttgaacacttgttaagaTAAGAAATTATGAATTGAGAAAAATGTTCATTTATACTATCCGATGGCTGGCCGGTCAActgacccctttgtaaaaattagttttgtcttcttttaatttcaaaatcattttaaaacatttgtataagatagacattttatgaaaaaaaaatttcacgtTACTTTGAGGTCCTCTGGTCAATTTAAGGTCATATTTGAGTTTCAATTAAATCATATGTAATACATGCACAATTAatccttaattactattacatcccaaaaattaaacaagttttcATGCTTTTGCTCCTTGAATATACCATGGAATACATCGAGGTCTGCTTGTTCAGATGCTCTTACGGCTTCCATTAGCATCTGTTACTTGTGCTTCCTGAGATGTAAACATGTTCAtactcaatgcacaaatgagacgcttgttgtttgtcataatcaaagtagggatcagattcaaaaaatcaacaatttccccctttctGATGTTTACAAACATCGGAGCAAAATTAGGTTTgtttgacaaggctccccctaacaatatgcaaaattcaaaaaatattcaatataattcaTATTCAAACATGAAAACTTATGAATTTTTAAGTTGAGCATTTTAATGCAGGTCAATGTGTAATTAATGTTTGAAGCTTTCTTTAAAATGATATTCAATTAAACACATGtgtcattttccattttgtaaaTAACAAAAGGACAGAGAGAAAAGATCTTTTGCTCATAAAACATCTCTCCCTTTTGTCATCAGTAAAAGGGCTAATAAAATTTCCTCTTAAATAAAAAGATCatttaaaatccaaaacccttagaaaaaaaatttcatgacaaAAGTGAATTTTAAAAACAATGTCATGAATTTGCATTTAAGCACACatgtaagaaataaaaatttatcCTATATAGGTTCATATCTTGCCAAAAACatttccctcttttctttttcttttgatattACTAATAAGTACTAGTGACCaagtttgctaaaaaaaaaaaaaaaaatttaatgatcATACAAGCAAAGTTTTTCTAGTATACATTTAAGCACAGAATATTTCACAACataaccaaaattttttttttaaagaaattatggCAAAAATACATATTATCACTTAAGATTTTCAACAAAATCATTAAACTTTAATACACATAAGCCACAGAGCATACAATATAGATCTAAGCAAAAATATGGTGAGCGCAAGGATATAATTTTAAGTTTGAATGCTCCCCTTTTCGATTTGAATGCATGCTTGGATACTTTGGAGTGCTTATACTGATTTTAATTGAGAAAAATTCATTACAACAGTATAGGCAACAGATTAaagtcattaaaaaaattactgATTATAAATCAAGCAATTTTAATCAACCAGTAAAATCCCTATAGAATTCACATGCATCGAATAATTGAAATTAAGTCCTACAATATTAATATTCATACATCCCAGAACAATTCATGTCATAGTATAATTCCATAGCAAacatgatatgatgttcatgaatttcataaaaacttaggactcaaaaataaaaacgATGATGCATATGCTACAATAAAACTCTATTTTGTTTTCTCTAATGATAGGGCTTAGCTCCCctgtaaaaacaaaaaaaaaaacaaaaaaaaaaaaaaaatgaatgcaagTTCAGTTCAAGGAGGTTGTTTATTTAAGCTCATTTTTCATATAGCCATCCTACAAAATTGTTCAGAATGCAGCAAATATAGGCATTCAACACACAAGCATGacatattgtatttcaattttaaCACACGATAACCAATCATGGCTATACTAAAAAATAATGCAACAACTATGCAGCTGGAGTTCATTATGAAAATAACACAACTCAAAAACTCAATGAGTGTGTGAAATGAAAGCTACCCCAATGTCATGCATTTTCTCCAAGTTTATGGACCATGATCAAAACATGATGCATTTAATTAAAAGGATGATGTTTAACCATTTAGGTCCTGAGTGAAGTACATAATCCAAAtatttgaccaaatggtgtccatgaacttaGACTATTCTAAGAACATAGAATGTGCATAATTTAGAACATCCAAGGAGAATTTCATGAAAAGTGCACATGTCTTTCAATTTAGCACATAGCATATAGGCTTCAACATGTACCAACTTATTTAAATAATTTGCatgcattttaaaattattcatGAAGTTCAATCAGCATACAACATTCTAAGTGACCCCTTAAGATTTAAAATACTAGGTTGGACATCCATGGTCACTATACTAATACTACATAAGACTTATATaagaatttagaattttttttttaaaaataaatcttaTGAAGTCATGATTTTGGTTAACTACCCAACATATATGACTGAAGATAATTATTTGATTTCAACATGCAGAAGCCTAGTCAACTACCTACATGCATTTCACAAAATCTACATCGGACAAATGACATTTAGgacaagcatgcatttcagtataGCCAACCAACACAAACTATCCATAAAATGATATAACATCTAGCAAGTAATGGATAGTAGCATTAAGCTCAAATAAAAAATCATGCacaaataaatcatccatcaaatataattaaaCTTTAAGCAAAGAATGTGAAaccaaaggtgtagtcccaagaggggggggggtgaattgggttatttaaaaattccttagatcctttttaagagttcttgccctttttacaatcttttaaagatttcttttgttcttattgattaggcaatccacacaagcacttacttcttctattcaattcgcaaacacaacatacacaaccaattaattaatcgttcaagcaaaacaaccacaacacaagaaatcaattctTAATTTGCAATATTCAACAACCCTGTGTATGAAATGTGCAAGTCTTGTAGTTGGGttttgaattgaatattaaaataacatccaaacactttttcaagatcataatttaaataaaccttcagctaataggttttgagttgttaatcaatcaacgtactcccttacggtttttgCAAAatatcgattaaccaacgtacttcctttcggtttctacaagcccaagaacaaattaggcatAGGTTTATCTAATTTCCAATGTgtgttatttttatgattgaaaaaactataacatccacgcagtttatatttttgctgaaatttaaaagagtaagggaaaaaaagTGACACCAcagcttttacgaggtttggcttatcccaaCCTACgacctcgccttaggtcaaccacctaaggatttcactagatcttgttccttctgggtgaaacAAAAACTTTACAATAATcaccctcttttttaggaagagcaacctctccaagcaccaacctatgcttggtccaatgattctacaatGTCTTGAATCGTCAAAGATCAAGTATAAAGAAATGGATTTAcgttcaaaaacattctcaaaatatagagcaggttgtacaaattaaattccaaatcgtacttcaaaaccaaaactaaatagacaatgtgaagcttaaggtttagaagtcatTAATGGTTCTTAAAAGGATTCTAGATGCAACTTAGAACCAAACCCTTGTTTATCAATCCAACAACTTCGTAGAGTTTTTCCCCGAgcaaaaagatgtgagcaaaaatgatcttttaggagaattttagcgTAGAAATCGTGTTTTGCTTCGATGTATATCGTTTGTGTGCCTGTATTCTCTCTTATTTTTCCATTGAACaggggaggtatttatagacctttttgaAGAGAAGTTGCCTCATTTAATACTGATCATttaggtaatttttcaaaaaatattaattctaataatcaattttgaaaaatttctcgcacgtttgaaatttgaaattcccTGCAGAGTCAGTCGGTTGACCCACTCGACTGAGTAAATTTTCgcactagtcagtcggctggacaagcggctgacaccattctgactttcaaaaattaatttagaTAAATTGTCATTCAGCTGACTGAAtcacgttcaaaatagtcagtcggctgggtactgtcagtcggctgggcatttttagttcattgagtcagtcagctggacagttaACTTTACTGAAATTTTCCTGTCAGTCGGCAGACTGAACCACGTTTAAAAGTAGTCAGTCAGCTGGGTATGTTTAGTTCAacgagtcagtcgactgggcataCCTCttattcaaatattttatattttttgatttctttaaaaacctaatttacttaaaaattttaatttgcacttttcaaaaacattttcaagagtctTTCAAGtcttggtctctaagtctttgtatcttaaggagcttcacatatataaatagtaatgactttgaagtactaacaaatatccttctaagcatggtctccttaatcactaagtcttgcaacctcttgaggttcacttttgacttcaagatctgcttggcctttaagctcttcatttgtcattcattacttcaatatactgagaaactttcacttgattgacattgatctccaggttgcttccatgattaaccgtgagtgaccttttacttagacctgaaatagaactactcaacaacacatgttaaaacatcattcattttattatcatcaaaacaagattgaaaagtccagttaggcCAACAGAATGGATGTTTAGAGTTCAATGCAGCTCAAATAAGAATTCATGTCAAAAATCATCCATCTATTAGATAATATAAACATTTAGCAAAGAAGGATATTGACATTCAGTTCATACAAAGCATCCAAtataaatgaaatgataaagtATTTAAAATAGGCACATAACAATTAAttgcatattggatgaatttttaaatttgctgctccccctcaattatgcaaccCAAGCATTAAATTTTTATGctctcaattttcatttttcacttcAAAAATTTAGCTAAGGCTCTAAATTTTTAGTCAAGAACATAACATTAGCTTTGAGTTCTTGGGCTTAACAAATTTAGCTACTTTTACATTCAACCCATTTTccaaagaaattatattttcaataaatactaTTTGGCATTTTATTCTTACATTTAATCTAATATTTTCAACTAAGGGGATGAGCTTCAAATtgcatttgaaaatatttaaatatttaagcttcataatgagtttagggtaaaatggCATGTAGTATGATGAtaaattccctaaagctcaattattATGTGATAGAAAAAAAcatgctatatttaaaatatttaaattttaagcatatatatatatagatagctTTAAGACATAAAAAATGCATGTCCATTGGGAGTGGATTTACCTAAGCATGTTATAAccaatatttttataatcaatcataataacatatatgtaTTAAGACATAGGATTGCAGTGGACTTGCACTGGTGTGATATTATATGTTGAAGTGGACTTACAAAAGGATCCTGTTGAGGGTTTTCcattggtggtaggacaaaagcaaaattggcaaagggtaatatatgaaaataggggtttctattgtaataaatgttgtaggcaatgtcacactgaagtagtatgtcgatttggagttaagcctaaagataaaaggaaggtagATATGAGGAAGGACAGAGAtgagatggtttggaaagaagtgggtagaaaagagaatatgatagttgaagaggaaggttTTTTTTTGAAGATAAAGGATCAGAGGGTGGAGGAGAAGAATGATGGAAACATGAGTGGTCCATCAAATGGgatttagaaaaataaagaaattgtgattgaggttaataatgtgggctctcaaaaagtggatgaagttaatttggtagagaaaaatagtggagagaaagtcgATCGTTGTTAAGACCAAAAGTCAGGGGTGGTAGGGGTGAAGGTAGAACTGGGAGGTTGTTCTAGGTCTGTCTAGGAAATCGGAGTTGTGTATGAAGGGGGGAGGGAAAAAGTTGAAAAGGACAAGGATGGGGAGGTGATtttggtggaggaggtggatgagagagagggtgATATGGAGGGTGTCgtgtgtagggataattatgatgtgtggtctgagggagatatggaggtttgcattgatactcaaaaagaatatcactctgatccaggtaatgtgatAGTGGGTGAGTtggaaggaagaaataaagaggatggtcaagtgagaaagtctaagagggctaaGGCAGTGCCTCAAAAGTTAAACTTATGATggacaaaattatgttttggaatataagagggttgggcacgtcgaagagaagattgaaacaaattgtgaaagatcagaAAGTTTCAATTTTGGCAGTTTCgaaaccttttcaagatatagaaaagataagaaggtgggaggtgtatttgcaatttactaacttttgctctaatgtagaggaaggtgggaagatttggctgttctggaaagatgatgtccaagtggattgggtgggtgcctcaaatcaatgtgtgacagttttaTTAAGAGAGGATAGAGGCtctttgcttcttacttttgtatatgttaaatgttatcatattgagagaagagatttatgggaacagTTTCAGGGGCTGTCgagttttgatgtggcttgggttgttatagGAGATTTTAATGTAGTTcagtcagatgaggaaagggtaggaggtagacctcgcttTGGTTCGTTTATGACTGAATTTAATGattgtattaatagatgtggattattggaccttaaattcgaaggaagtcaattttcatggtgtaacggccaacaaggtttgatgagaagttgggcgaaactaGACAGGGtgttgattaataatgttttctttataaaatatggtgaagttaagacttctttgttgaaaaaaaatacttcagatcattctcctatcattttaTAGCTGTGTtcgagtatggagaggtatgggccagcgccttttagatttcagaacatgtggacaTCGCATGGGGATTTTTTTGGAGATGGTTGAATCATGTTGGAGAGAACCTATTGTGGcagattcaggattgtgtaaattggcgagtaaattgaaaaggctaaaacaaagacGTAGGATGTGGAATAAACAGATTTTTAGTCGTGTTGGTGGTTTTATTCAatagttggaggaaagggtggaaaaatatgagaatttactataGACAGAGTACtcggaatcagatgaagaagagtTCATTGTTTCTAAGGCCGAGTTAGAAGTATGGTATAGAAGGGAAAAGGCTAAGTTAGCGCAGCAAGTAAAGATGAAATGGTTGAGTGATGGTGAtcagaattcaaaatttttttatgctgtgattacgcaaaaaaggtgtaactcttgtgtaaattcaatagtgcttcctgatggttcgatgttggaaaatatgcagtTGGTTCATGATGAGActgtgaattattttgagcaattcttgaggcAAAATAGTTCAGTGTAAAGGTCAAATCTGGACGATATTATCCATTTAGTGGTTTCTAAGGAGTCTATAGTTCGGTTGAGGGAAGAACCGACttaggaggaggtttatgaagctattgc
It contains:
- the LOC131152808 gene encoding nudix hydrolase 2-like; translation: MSANRMIAAGNESEVHGGLMLEMKEPMDSEVFVDFLRFSILDCRRQGRKGVWLKLPIELVNLLEAAVKEGFWYHNAEPKYLMLVYWVHEGLSTVPANATHKVVIAAFVMNEKREVLVVQEKIGKFKGTGVWKFPTGGVDEGEDICEAAVREVKEETNIDTEFVEVLAFRESHKSFFGKSELYILCMLQPISFDIQKQELELDAAQWMPFEEYAAQPFVQKHELYKYGVVICAAKIDSKYCGFPSVHTESSSPGDRKSYLYMNTKV